TTTGACATgacttaaaacaaaaatgtttgttgCTGACACTGTTGCCTTCCACAAATAATACGTGGAttaaagacatacagtatgttttatgtgcattttaaaattgtgcAACGTTGATTCCTCTATCCGACACTAGTTTGTTTCATTCATCCACCATTTTAAATTACTGCCATTCAATTTAATGAGCTCCTTAAactatattttacatttcaagAGATTAATTCATTAAAACACTCAATAATTTTACAGTAACATTGAAATACTGTGCTTAGTGTAGGCCTGACAAACAAGCCTTGCATAAAATATTTCGAACATTTACACCTATGACCTTTTCACTAAATATTCATGCACAGAAGAAGCAATATTGGAACAGACACTGAGCAAGTATACACAGGGAACATTTTGCGACACAGTCTCTGTTTGATTTAATGCGGCCTGCCCCAACATGCTACCTTGTAACACACTACAGTAGTCAAATCTAATCTGTCAGAACATTAGAGAGCTGTTTATGACTTAATCTCACCACTAGGAAAGTCGGTTCCACacatagactgtaaacagtctatggttccACAGAAGCCCCTGGTGGCTGAATATAAGACGTTAAAGTAAGCTCTTTTGCTATGTCAACCCATCTGCAGGACTtaatatatgaatgaatgtCTGTCATTTAATATATACAATGCATTTTGTTGACATCTATACAAAGATGAATGCTTGTACTGGGGAAGCTGAGTGTATTCAAGGCCTTGTAAACTGTAAATTGACATAGTATCTgcactagacttagacttctctttattgatccttttgggatgactcccgcaaggaaattgaaaattccagcagcagttttagcaagagaaaaaaaaaattaaaaaatagataaaaaagacagtataaagacaacaaaataacaataataagaacatttgttaaataaacaaagaaaagaccataaattattattaaagtgtcagtgttgagtccagtattgaagtgataaagtgataaagtgactaggtgtgaatttaagtccaggtgtgcgtgtatgtatgtctgtatttgtactgtgtgcatgtatgtacgtatgtatgtgtactgtgtgtatgtatgtgcactgtgtgtatgtatgtacgtgtactgtgtgtatgtatgtatgtatgtatgtatgtatgtatgtctgtataagtactgtatgtatgtatgtatgtatgtatgtatgtaagtacatacatacactaagGTCAAAGATAGCCAATACACCATAAGGAAAAGAGACATAAGCATTATTCGATGATGGCTGTAGCTCTTGATATTGAGTTGAACTCTAGTATTAAGTTTAATATTACTGGACTATATTGCTGATTACTGTAAAACACCAATAGTCATTGAGGACAATGAGAAAATTAGTTTTAGGGAAGATATAAAGACTGGTAACATCATTTGTGGAGTTTAAAGTTAAAGAgtaccaaaacaaacaaagtggcGACAACCAGCTTCATAAAAACTTTCCTGAAATTGTAATTGAGCATGCAGAGATTGATTAATTTAAATGCTCTGTGGACAGCAAttgcatgaaaaaaatataaaaatattaggCATTTAATCGGATGTCCGCTAATAGGAACACAGGGACCTCAGTTTCATGATATAAGGGATCCTTCTAAATACACAGATGTTTTTACATCAaacctgttgtgtttttgtttcaaacatATTTCTTATTAAAGGGAACAACTATTTTGTATCTGCTATTAACTACCTAGGGGGAGTTTCCCCTTGCTGAAGCTCCAGTTTTGTGACACTTTTAACATACGATAGAagcagtaaaaataaataaacctgaGAGAAAATGTTAATTCTTTAAAAGTCTTACATGTCATGAGAAAATTTAAACAACACTTTCAGTCCTTGTTTTgtgacaaacacatacaaaatatttgtgtttgtgaaatATTGCACAGGATATGTGGATGACCTGATGGACCTCATCTTTGAGAAAGTCTTCGTGGACCCGTCACCTCACCTGGATGAGGTTTTGAAGATATCCATCCCAGAGGACCTGTGTGCACAAAATGATCAGCCAGATAAGAAGAAGGTCATCGTCAGTGTCCCGGTTCAATGAAGGGACAGTGTGAACCCTACTGAGCTGCTCTGGGATCAGAAACCCCCTGTGGATATGAAGAACCAGGCTGGACAATATATTCAGTGATGTAAACAATTATCTATAGGTTCATTGAATCGTTGATACtgctctttttctatttttctttcttcaaccTGGATGATCCTGTCATGTTGTGACAAAACAGTACTACACTGCATAGTGCGACTACCAATGAATGTGATAACAGTACATACTTTGTATTATGCATTATGCAACATTATGTGAGTTCATGTTTAATGTGCACACtatctgctgataaaaaaaacatatactcTAAAACATATGTTCTGAATTTAGGATATTATTCAACTATAACTTGGGGGTGTTAACAGTGTTGTGACTAATGTAATGTCATGCCCACCAAAATAATGTAAAGCAAGACTACAAACAgtcttacattttattttcatgaacaGCATTGGTTGTAGTAATACAGTTTGATTAAACTatactattttttaaataccaaaACATTCTGTATATTGGGCTTTAATAAGGGGATTTAAGGCAAAACTACTGGTTCGTTTTGCAGTAATCATGCAGATTATAGGCCTCCATCGAGACACAGTGACAATCACTCTTTGCTCTACCATTTAAACTAATACTTACcggtcagttttttttcaatgtaccaTTTACTTAATCGCATATCTATAATCACACATTTAGCGAATGTGTGGATGTCTTAGTTGACGGTTACATGACGTTAGGTAATCTTGTCAGGATTGTTTTCCTCTCAAAACCACGAGGTTGCCTTCCAGCTATGTGTCTGTTATTTTGGCCTGATGGTCCTGGCGCTTACAGTTCCAACAACTTCTGTGATTGGTGGATTTGGACCAATGAATGCAAAGAGCTCTGGTGACGGTTGGGGCCAGGAGGTTTTTGCGCGAAGGTGCAGATGTTGGCGGTCTGAACAGAGAAGAAGTCAAGAAGAAGAAGGTCTGCGCTTCAACCTGAGACACTTGACGGTGAGAACAATGCTTTAACCCAGTCTTTCAAATCATTCAAACAAAGAGTTAAAGGTCAATTTGCACACTGTTATCAGCATTATGAAGTCTGTTCAGCATCACTATAGACAATTATAAAGGTAGTAATTAGCGGACTTTATTGCAATGGCCGATGTGCAGTGACGCTAAATTATACGTTAACCTAATGTCAAAttcaaaaagattttaaaatgagTTCAAACGCTGTAACGTTATCATAGGGATAATCTATTCCAGCGTCTTATCATACACTAACGTTATAAGCCGATTCATTAATGTACAATAACGTTACACTAAGTTTGGCTGGCTGTGTAACGTTATATTTGTTTTGAGTCGACATTATGTAATTTTGCAAgtttagctagttagctagttaaCGGTCTAGCCAGGAACTTATATTGTCTTGCTCTTTATCGTCACTATCATATTTAAGTACTTTTTCAAAAAGTGTCTTTGTTCGCCTTCGTATTTCAAGTGTGTCTGTTTAATAAGGTAATGCACAGCATTTCTATTGCTCCGCCCCCGCCATTTTAATAAAAGACACATGTTGCAGACATGTATGTGTGCACTCTCCAGCAGTGGGCCCCCACAGTCTTCAGTTTCAAACCCACCCGTGATTAACTCACATCGTGGTCTTGCCATGCTGTGGACTATCACTTGCTGATATTGCACTTAGAGTTTAAACATCAGTGAGGTGGAGAACTTGTTCTGCCTGAAAAGTCATTCCATGCAAGTGGTAACCTGACAAGATTATAAAACGATATTGCTGTATAATGTGCAACCATACAGCACCAACTGCTGTGTATATCTCTGAGCTGAGAAAAGATGACTTAATAATTGCATCCATGTTTCACCAAATTAAATAACATATGTATGCCAGAAACAATGTGTGTTTTGATTCTGTCAGCCAAAGCAGCAGGGAAACTCAGAAAACCtgcttgtttgttgttgtttttcataaaaAGGCATGCTTAATGGCATTATGTCATATGTGGACATTTAACCAAAGTGAAATTAAAGCTGAGCCAGTTTGTACAATTGGATATGTAATGCTTGATACTAATCttgttattcatgtttttttctagtTCTATCAAAGAAGAGATAATATCTGCTGAAATGGAAACCTGTGGAGGTATGTGTCCTTGGTATGCAATGGTACATaacaaatgtaaattaaaaacctttttacacCTTAATTCCAATGTAAGACTGaagactaaaacaaaaaaatgtcagtataACTGCTAAACAGGGAAAGCTTTCCACCAGAAGCCAACTACAGTCACGGAGAGGGTCAAAGTAACGTAATTGAAGNNNNNNNNNNAGATATAACATAAGATTGCCTCTTAGTGTTAGAAACCAGAGCCTTTTAGTCAACACTGCTATATTTCAGTCAACAACAATCCCTGAGAAAGCCTGTCAACATTGCCTTTGACTGCTGTGTGTTCCTCTGAAGCTCAGCTCGGTTGGCACTTTACTGTGGTTCTGCTAACTAGCAGCTAACATTTGCTAAGTTAAGTTACCTTTTGTCAGTCTTGTGTCTATATAGTTGAAGTGCAGTTTTGGTGTTGGTTTTGATCATTGAGGTCGAGGAAGTGCACGGAACTTCACAAAAATAGAGCCAGGGCGAGTAGTTTTTTAAACAAGCAACACACTGCTTAGCCTGTTTGCTAATGCATGGACCAGGTTAGGACATCTTTATTGAGAAACACTTAAACAATCTGATATTTGCTCGTCCAGTTAGGAAGATATGCAAAGCAGTACTCGTACAATATATAAAAtcattctttgtttttccacATCTTGTTTTGATTTCCCCTTCATCGGAAACACAGATTGCTGCCACACAGCTGGGATTATtgttctcctctgacctctctgACAGAGTAGTGACCCCTAAAAGCCTAAAAAGGCAGTAGGAGACTAGCTCAACCTCCTTTAATTATCCTCAGTCAGACAATGAATCTCAATGGAAGCATTAGCTATGGCTGGAAGTGAAGTATGGCTATAGTAGATCACTTGGTTGATCCCAAAAATTAGTTGACATAGTAATCTGTTGATTGTTTGTCAAGAAAAAATAGCTGAAATTGGTAGGGCTTGGTATGAATTTGATACTTTTTAGGCTTTGTATCAAAAAATGTCTCTTCCTTCAATACCTCATCTCAGCGTctgtgagccaataagcatgcagcatgcttcttgCAAGATTTAATAATGCTGCCGATTGGCTGTCTAGCGTTACACGACGTAGaggcatgcaggaaaaaccTTACGCAGAGGCAGGGATCATGTTCTAGGAGCTGAAATATAACTAAAAAGATTTTTGGGTGTAAAgttgtaatttcttttggttgaaatagattttttataaaattggcaTCCAAAAATAGTATTGTTCAGGAGctggtatcaaagtcacggtatATTGAAATGTTTAAACAATAGCCAGCCCTAGATATTGGTATCAAACTCAAATATTGCTATGTTGTGAccatgacctctgacctcacATCATCACACTTCTGCAGACATCCAAGTTAAAGAGCTGAACAAGCGTACTTCCGGTCAAGCATTTGAGGTCATCCTGAGACCCTCAACCCCAGATACCAAGAGTGAATTCCCATTAACCCCTCTTAAGAAAAAGGAAACATCACTGGATGAGATTAAAAGGAAACTGGAAGCGGCAGAAGAGAGACGCAAGGTattgtcagaaataacacaTTACTAACACAAGTGAACAAACTACCACTGTGAATACCACTGACCCAGCTGTAAAGCCTTGCGAGCGAGTTtagaattcagttttttttaccgCAAAAAATTTTCTTTATTCGTTTTGTCAGAGCTACGAGGCTGAGGTGCTGAAACACTTAGCTGAGAAACGAGAGCACGAGAAGGAAGTCATCCAGAAGGCCATAGAAGAAGAATGCAACTTTAGCAAGCTGGCAAAAGAGAAACTCATTCAAAAGATGGAGGCAAATAAAGAGAACCGCACCGCAAGGATGGCCGCTCTCAATGAGAAATTCAAGGAGAAGGTAAGCTCCTATCTGCACATGGAACTATATCATGTGTAATGCTAAAATGATGAAAACTACATGATGCTTCTGCTTTTAAACACTAACAGGACAAGAAGCtcgaggaagtgaggaagaacAAGGAGACAATGAAAGAAGTGGcaaattaatttgtttatgaTCTGGAAAGAtaagctttatttttta
The Etheostoma spectabile isolate EspeVRDwgs_2016 chromosome 6, UIUC_Espe_1.0, whole genome shotgun sequence genome window above contains:
- the stmn1b gene encoding stathmin 1b, coding for METCGDIQVKELNKRTSGQAFEVILRPSTPDTKSEFPLTPLKKKETSLDEIKRKLEAAEERRKSYEAEVLKHLAEKREHEKEVIQKAIEEECNFSKLAKEKLIQKMEANKENRTARMAALNEKFKEKDKKLEEVRKNKETMKEVAN